A stretch of DNA from Echeneis naucrates chromosome 3, fEcheNa1.1, whole genome shotgun sequence:
TTATTAGTGTAAAGTAACTGAGCTAGAATAATAGAATTTAGAAGTATGTTGTAAAAGAGAAAGCACATTAATGAGCAGAAAgaacacaatatttatttatagaaTATCCTTTCTAATGAGTTTGACTTTTCTCCATAGATATTATACTACAAAGTCATGTGTTAATGAATAGTGATAGAAAGTTTATATAGCTTACAAACCCCAAGGCCTTTAAACGTATAACCTACCAATTTCTGTGTGGGGACTTGAGCACAAAGCTGTTGAATTTTTAgcgtttttatgttgttttcttttttcttatcgTCTTATCTTAATGCAGAAACTTGTTCAATTCTGATGATCAGAATCGGTGTGTATTTTACATATTGGTGACTTATTTAAATCATCTGGAGGGGTTTGTTGGAAATGGTTCCTCTGTGTTAACATACAATAAATGGATCGTTTTCTCAACATTTGGATCATACTTCGCATACATATTGTTTTCTATGTCCTGAGAGTAGAAAAGTGATAAAAACTGTGTTCACTTTCTGTTGTATCAGCTGATTCATTGTACTGAGATACAAAATAATTGAACatgaacttgtttttgttttttgtttttttgttctgcttgaGTAATTGATTTCAAGTTATCGTATATTCACTGGTACATATGCCAACAGGGAGAGGTAATGACTAATTcgtcatatttaatttttttgaaaggtaaacgAATATGGAAAGAAATGTTAACAGAAAAATCAAtacttgttgttgtttacacatAGTAACTGGTGAATACATggtaaaacaatttttttaggGGTCTGATTCAGCGAGTGAagacttaaattttttttttatttaatattattcaaaagaaaaattaacagTGAACGCAACTTCACTGATCAAAAACAATTGTCAagttattgatttattttttgttgaccTACTTTATCGATCGCTGATTCCGGTCAGTTAAACCTCTGCATTCCACAGATgtatccatggcaacagctTTAAGTGTTACTCATCCCCAAGATGGCGGACCAGGAGGCAACCACGGTGGTGAGTGCAAAGCCACAGCTAGTTTTCGTTTGCTTATGTAAATACGCCTTCAAACGTACTTCTGGAAGAAGACATACCGAGTTAATATTTCACCACATCTCAGTCCAGCCTTCGCAGAAAAATCGTTATTTGGCCGTTTGCTAGCTGCCTGCCTAACCGACTCTTAAGTCGGAGCTAAGTTGATTAGCCAGTGCTATCGGTAACTTGCTCTCTGTTTATAATCCCACTCCTCCAAGGGCAAAGCAAAACCTGAGAGCTAGCAGCTAAAGCCACAATAAGCAGGGTGTAGCAGCGGTCAGGAGGTATCCCTGCAGTGCCAAAAAGCAGTTAGGGACGCGTTACACTGTTTATTTACAGTGGGCTCTGGCTTTACACGCGTAACAGCTGTGTTATTCAGAGAACAGCTAATGTTAGAAAGCCATGAAATGTGGACAATACCAAATAAAACCTAAGGGACTGCACTGGAGTGAGTAATATGTGGGGAAATCATTTAAAGCAAGCGCTGGTTTTGGGCATGTATGCATACCAGCACTTACTGTAGCTGTTTCACAGAACTGGTAAGgtaatgaaataatgatttatttatttatttatttatttatttatttatttatttattttttgcgtTTCCTTAATGGGAGAGTTGAATCATTATGTCATATGTCAACGAAGAAGTCAGCTTCAGAAACCCAAGCTTCAAGAGGTTTTGCTCTACTGCGTTTGAGAGCACGTgtcaaataaataggaaattCTATGAAAGACTGCCAGCTCACAACACACCAGTGAATGGTTTGTACCTCTTACTGATTGAACCCtttaaataaagtataaatacaTAGTAACAGGCAAAGCATCCACACACATCTCTGTTTGTTCAGAAAAATTTACTCTATAACCAAAGCTTGCCTCAGTAAATCCACATTTCTAAAAATTTGGTTGTGCAGATAAGTTTTCTCTCATTACACATTTATCTTCACTTCCAGCTGTTATTGGTGCAGCAGCAATCTTGACTGATAAGAGTAAGAATATTTAAAGGCATTTTCTGCCTTTAATAGCATACTTCTGTATCGTGTAAATAGTTTCTACTCTGTTTCATGTATTTCAGCTACCAGTTTCCACTGAAGCCAAGAAACGCCGGGCACCTAAAGGTACAGCAAGAATTGACACTTGCAAGTCATAGTACACAATGGTTTTCAAGTAACACAATTCCTTTCATGACAACCTCTATTTTGTCATCAATTTCTGACAATTTGTCTGTTACTGTTAAGGAACTACTAGAGTGAGTTTCAAACAAAGTGTCCTGCAGAGGTCACCCTTACACTTCTCTACTGTCCCTAAAAGGAGGACACTGTACAGTATGCTGCTGAGACATATTCAAGACATGATCTCTGTGTGGAAAAggtttattatcattaaagacATTGTGTCAGTATGCTTGCAGTCTAATATCCCATTTTTCAGTTAGTTCTGTTGATCTTAGATATTGAAGAGTTTGGCATTAATTACTTTGTAATCAACCTAACCACAACTGAGACTGCATGTACAATTGGTGTAACTAGGCACGTGCTAccaaatgtgttgtgttttatttccatgCACCAAGCcttcagaaaaaatatataccATGTAATGCAGTGTAAAAAGTTCAAAACTTCAATACTGAGATATGAAGCTGAAAAACGTGTCACATGCATGTAAGGGCATAGATTTCAAAGAAACTTTCAGTAACCTTCATAGTTTGCAATGTATTTACACTTCAAAAGCAAGTTAAAAAATAGGAGGCAGGAGTGTGTGCATTGTAGATTCTTCTGAGGGAAATTAATTTCATCTtacaaattcaatttaaatgtaaaaccaaTTAGATATAAAACAGGTACTCAAACCATAAATTGTCTGATATGAATGGGGTATGGTTTTTGTCAGATTTGGAAATATAATGATGATTGGATGATTGCCTGGTTACTGAAAAATCTAACAATTTGAAATGACCAAAAAGCCATGAACCACGTTACTGTCTAAATACTGTCTTCATACTAAAGATATATTTCTTATATGTAATGTCAGTTATATGTTACATACACAAAACtacaattaaaacatttgaacacattacaaaataatgttttgtacAATGTAGTTCTTAGCAGTTAATACCCAGGAGATGTTGCAGGCATACTCAACAGACAGTCGGagcaataataaaatgttttagcaaaaataaataaataatgacttATGGTCGTTTTACCTGTCTCCAATAGTCATTTTTATAGAAGCTTGGGTCAACTTTCTGACACCAGCGCAGTGATCTGCCTTATTCACTCTCCTTCATGATAGTGACATTGTCACTTTGGTCAGATTTCTGGGAAGCATAAATGTTAGCGGCGGAATATGAGACTAGATAATTTTACAGAGAGTGTTTGAAGTTTCTTgcagtaaaatttaaaaaaaaaaaaaaaaaaaagaatcatatTTTTCATTACATTCTGCCCATGTGTCTTTTGATCTCAGCATGGCTCTTCTCCACTCCAGTCCCCTTTTAACAGATGGTTAAAGCTCATGGAAGGCAAATCTGTCTTAGCATTAGCTAGATCAAATATAACAATGAGAAAATTCCTCCATCTTTGGGAAGAAGTTTTTTTACAGTACTATATTTAGGAGAACTCAAGCTGCGCTCTTCttctttgctccttttcttcctttctttcataCGGTAGTTGCAGAAATACATGTCACACATGTATCCCATCTCTCTTCTCCAAATCTGCTCTGCTTTGTGTATGTGGACACTGGAGCACCACAGGGCCACAGCTGAAACCTAGAGACAAGAATATTATTGCTGTCTCAGCAGGAAGAAAGCGGATTAGGTCGCTACAAATAGGGCTGTTCTGTATTTTGACGAGGCAAACGTGTGGAGTCCGTGCAGTCTTGCATTCAGTCATGGAAAAAGGATTTCTGTGAAGTAGCTGGAAGAGGCACCAGTTCTAGTAGCAAATCAACAGAGTACTGCTTGAAGCActgacagataaaaacagaagagagcTTTAGTGTAATTCACACTGTATTTTTACAGAGCTAGTTCATTAATGATATCCTCCCCATGTCAGAGGCAGACTCAAAGTCTGGCACTTCATTTCGTATTGCACTGAATCCTATTTTTAGCCCTAGGGGAAGGTAGTAGGTGCAAGATAACAGGATTACCAGAATGAAACTCACTAGAATTGGAATTACGTTTGCTTCCttgtgaaattaaatgttgTACTCCACTGTGAAGAAGAATTGGGGCATTGTGGTTTGGATCTTGATGTTATCTAACTTCTTTTAAAGCTAGTTTTGCATTGTGACTTGCATTCCTGCAGCATTCCTCATTCAGTCTGCCTCTACACTTCTCTGTTCTGTCACAAGCACCTGACTTGAGAGAGACATTGTTGCCCTGGCAACGGGAAGGATATCTCAGGCTGCCGAGGCTTtacaagagagacagaaaaaaaagcattgtttgtaacaaaaaaaacttgcttACAGGGTGACATTTACAGCATGGCAGGTGAATTGATTATTGTTTAGCCTTGGGTTTTTAGTTGAAGTGTTAACATCTATGTTAACTGTCAGATCAAAGACTTGCTAGTGATTGCAGAGGGAGGGCTCTTTCAGGATTATTTATTCAGctgtcaaattaaaaagaaagactgtataaattaaaaatggTTCAAATTGGCATAACTCGTAACAGTCTGAGCTGTCTGCTTGTAAGCCAAAGCTTGCTAACGAGATGAGATTTACAATGTGTCTGGTGAATTGACTTAAATTTAGCCTGTGAATTTAAGTTTAAGTGTTACACCAGTGTTAACTGTCAGATCAGAGACTTACTAATGACTGGAAAAGGAGGGCACTTTCATAATTAATCATCCACTTATGAACTGAATAAGACATCATCTGAACAGTAAAGGGTAATGAGCTTAAAAGTTTCCTAAACTTCTGAAATCATGGGCTTCTCATCTTAGTATCGTCTTACACCCAGCTCCAGAGCTTCCCATTGTGGAGAGGAGAAACTGGTTAATCCACCAGCACTACATCCGCAAAGACTATGATACCTGTAAGGTAAAGCACCTTCATCATTCCTCCCTAGGATTTAGTCTGTCATTGACCTGTTTTTGTACTCAGTGTGGGTCTGACTTACCTTTTCAACATAATGAGGATAATCGGTGCCTGGCATGTACCAGGTTCACTTGAATTTGTACTAAAAACTGTGCTTTATTGTGACCTATTTCACTGCATTGACCTGTGTATTCCAACATAAATCCTGGAGTTAAGGAAGGAAGCCTCTGAATAGACCCCTTTGATTATAAGGTTTTGTACTGGAATCCTCCCCCTCACTTTGTCTTAGCGCTGTCTCTATTCATATATGTTGaaattgtcttttttcctgTATCTGTGTAGGCGATCATCAAAGAACTGCTGCAGGAGACTAATGGAATGTGTGAATATGCCATATATGTTCAAGGTGAGCCATAACTTTCAAACTAGCCCTTCCCTCTCATACATCAAGCATGCATAATGTTATTTAACAGCTACTTGAAATGAAGCTTGTGTGCTGGCTAATGCCCAAGCCCCTTAATATATCATTTATATCCCCCAAAACTGGTTTTGGACCCCATACTGAGCTTtgatttttgagtttttttttttttttttttaactccctCATTTAGATTAACATCCTCTCTTTTTGATTATTAATTTCCTCCTGCAGCACTAATCTTGCGTCTTGAGGGCAAGATCCAGCAGTCCCTGGAGCTGTTTCAGAGCTGTGCCATCCTTAATCCCAGCAGTGCTGACAATCTCAAGCAAGTGGCCAGATCCTTGTGAGTCTACTGCTTTCAAGTACTGTGGTGCATCAAGTTGTCTCCATTAGCTAACAAGACagacttaaaagaaaaatatacagtgATAACAGAAAAACTGCTGGCCAATTATACCAAGAAATATTTTGAACAGCAAGGAAAAAATGTATCCTCCCCCAGTGACAGTTATCCACTATTAGGGGATTTAATTATCAGCTATTCAGCATGCAGTGATTAAAATGGGTTAATATCTCATATGgattattgttgtttatttttgctgtagATTTCTCCTGGGAAAGCACAAAGCAGCCATCGAATTCTACCATGAAGCTGCAAGGCTCAATGAGAAAGACtgggtaaaagaaaaatgtctgctTTTTTAAGGTTAATCAGAGAAAGGGTTTTGTTGGTCTGGCATCTCTCactcaaaagaaaaagcacaacgTTCTCTGTATACACCTTCACCACATTCAGAGGGAAATATCTAAACACAGCCGCTTTTACACTAATGCAACAGTTTATTAATAAGAAATTCATGGTCGCACTTCCAAACTGATCCAGGCCAGTTTCTCTTGAAAGCCGAAAAAATTTTATTACACTACCCGGGCAGGGCCATTAATCACTCACACTAACATGTTTTGGAAATTTAAACTTTCCCTTCTAATACTGCTGTCAGTAATACTGCAGAATTTGTATTCCACAGAGCTGTGTCTTAAATAACTTTTAGATTTAGAAATTAAGTTGAGCTCAGCCTTGTTCTGTTAAGCATGCAGCAACAACCTGTGTAAAATATGGCATTTTCTCACCCCAGGAGATCAGTCATAATCTGGGTGTGTGCTATTTCTTCATCAAAGACTTCAAAAATGTGAGTATACAGATTTTACCAGCACTTAACAGTACTTATTGTTCACATGAAACAGTAATCTTGTAATTTTTCTGTCCCTGTTAGGCTGAAGAGCATTTAAACATAGCTCTTCAGATAAGTAGGCATGACAAGACCTTCATGATGCTTGGGAAAATTCATTTGCTGGTTGGAGAAACTGACAAGGCCATCGAGGTTTATAGGAGAGCAGTGGAGTAAGTGAAGTTTAAGTATGGGCAATGtcaaaaaaacactaaaaagacaatgaaagaaTCTGTgagattaatattaataaagtatttcgtgtgtgtgtgaatattgaCTGCCATTATGGGTTTAATGCATTCTTTATTTGGTATGCATGTTGGTGGGAATTGTTGGCGATCTTGATTTTATAGTGATCATTGAAATGTGCTTTTGCGATCACAAAATAACAAAGTCAATGAATGATCATAGCAGGTCTAAGTTaagcaaaatgaaatatgcTGGCCCAGAGAACCCAAAATGTAATGTCCTCATATGAGGATGCAGGGTCTTAGGCTAGATATATTTTTGCTAATATTCTAGACAGCCATAGACATTAATCCTTTGGAATTATTATATTTAGGGTTCATTAATTATTTACCACAgcaatatttttaattaaaccaAAATGTTAAGGggaatattttattcataactCAGAATTACACATCCCCAGAGTGGCAGTTTTCTTAGTGATGACACACTGTTTCGGAGCGTTGTTGCTCCCTCTTGATTTATCTGACAATTTTCAATCTTTTGAGCTCTTTGCAGCATGTCAATCTCACACCATTCTCCAGTTTTGCTATTTTAATCTGGGGTCTTTTTCAGATCAGAATaaattcttttcatttccacttcTACTCACATGTTGAATATTTAAACACTAGGTCATGGTGTAAATAAGGAAATGACATCAGTGTCTATAATGGAGCTCATTATGGTTACCTCCTGTTGGGGGTAAATGAATTAATCAAGTGCCCCAATACTAGTGTCGCTTTTAATGAGACGCACCACTGTGAGTCTTATTTTAATGCTGAGCTGCCTCTCCTCTAACATTTTTTCTTTGAGCCACATTCtcccccagcacacacacacccccccatAGTTGATAATTAATAGTTGCCTATTATGCCAAATCAAACTAATCAGCAGATTCCTTGAATATCAACTATGTTTGCTCAAGGCTAAGAATAGGCATTTCAAGTAACTACAGTCATAGATTAAAtagcatttttcatttgaattgtcTGGTTCTCAACTCAGATACTCCCCAGAGAATACCGAACTCTTGACTACACTTGGCCTGCTGTTTTTACAGGTAAGTAGAAgtaaaattatgttttagtgaaaaGGTGTGCCAACAAGCACAACAGATTAAAAGGAATATAATTTCgtctgtatatttttttgttagCTTGGGAAATACCAGAAAGCATTTGAGCACCTTGGAAATGCTCTTACTTTTGACCCCAACAATTATAAGGTATGTGGGCTCTTAAACAGTTTGCTACAAAACTACCTGAGGACAGAGAATAAGacttttttataaaaatgtaaggCCAGTCACTGTCAGGTGGTGCAGTCTgtctttcatctttcttttatatctctttaattattgtttttgttcctaGGCCATCCTGGCTGCAGGCAGCATGATGCAGACCCATGGTGACTTTGATGTGGCCATGAACAAGTACAGAGTTGCCGCATGTGCTGTGCCAGAGAGCCCCCCCCTATGGAACAACATCGGCATGTGcttctttggaaaaaagaaatatgtagCTGTGagttatgtttctgttttcttaatGGATGACTTGATGAATCCAGTACTAAGAAATAAATCTATGCACTATACCACAAAATGTGAGCATTAACAGCAATCCTCCTCTTAATGGTATGCATTAACCAGGTGTAAGGAATTAAATcgtaaaaatgtttaataaataaaattaactgtgTCTAAACATCTGTCAATATGGCACAGTTACATAGCAGGGATTTAATAATTTGTTTATGTTCCTCTTGAATATTAAAATAGCAGGCAATAACCATaaagcacatacacataatATGGTAATGTGATGAAAGGACCCTCATGTGGACTACACAGTATCTAATATATTAGTAGCAAATGGGCAATTGTTCACATCAACTAGCTGATCAGTTATTCAAAGGTGACTGCATACattaatgaagaaataaaaccaaCTGATGAATTTGAGACTCAGACAGGTGAGATATTCATAAATGTATATCTTATATGTTCCCCTGCTGTAAATCCACCGATCTGCAGAATCTGTTGTTTCTTATATTGTTCTTCATATACAGCATATTTGAGATACTATTGTCCTTTTTCCAACAGGCCATCAGCTGCCTGAAGCGGGCCCACTACCTTTCTCCTTTTGACTGGAAAGTGTTGTACAACCTTGGTCTGGTACACTTGACAATGCAGCAGTTCGCTTCAGCCTTCCACTTCCTGAGTGCAGCCATCAACCTGAACCCACGAATGGGGGAACTCTTTATGTTGCTTGCAGGTACTCAGTCagggaggcaaaaaaaataaatcacgaTTTAATTCTACCTTTAAAGAGGCAGTCTTTGAAAATAGTTTCAGCTGTTGGAAATGTGTAATTtattgttattcattcattttagtCTTTACAAAAGGTTTTTAACATATGGGACAGGTAGACTGCTTTTACATCAAACTGAATTGAAATTATGGTGGGGATAGCAATCAACACCTGTCACATTTGACAATACTTCAGTAACAATTTACATctctcatttatatttaatagtGGCTCTCACCAACTTGGAGGATGTTGAAAATGCCACCAGAGCATATGAGCAAGCAGTCACTCTGGATGAGTGAGTCAGTCTTACATTCTACCATATCTGTTTAATAGAACTGAATTTGAACCTTAAATAAGAATGTAAGTATTTTTTGGTCTGCTTTGTTGATTGATTCCACAGGTCAAACCCTCTGGTTAACCTGAACTTTGCAATATTCCTCTATAATCATGGTGACAAGAAAAGAGCTTTGGATCAGTACCAGGAGATGGAAAGGAAAGTGTATCAGCTTCAAGACAGCAGTAGCAACTTTGAGTTTGATCCCGAGGTATTGCACTTCCTATTGTTGTCAATGACTTAGAGTCAGTTGTTATTACCGGTTGTCAAGCCTCGCCCTTTGGTCGCCAACAGCTAATGGACATGGCACAGAAGATGGGCACTGCCCTGCAGGTAGCAGAGAGTCTGGCGTGGACTAAACCAGGCAAGGACTCCAAATCAAAGTCAAACTCAACAGCAGCTAGTAAAACCCCTGGTACTCCTCTCGGTACTAACCAAGCTCTCGGTCAGGCCATGTCTTCTGCTGCAAGTTACAGCAAGAACATTCCAACAGGTACGAACAGCAGATATAGTTTATATTAACAGAAGCttctattgttttcttttttgtttaaaaattaagttggaatgtgtgtgtaaaatcaGACGCTAGGCAAATGTCTCTCTGAAGTTTATTCCAAGTCCCAACTCAAAATGAGGATGACCAAAAAATATCTATCTGAAAAGCTGAGTATTACACTGGCAGTGCAGATGATGACAAATTTCACAGACACCACCATTTTCCATTAAACCAAAGCACAATCGTCcatttaaaatggaaacttAAAAATATCTCTGGCTGTCTGCACTCTCCTTTCTCACTGCTGTACCAGAGTTAATATATTGACTAAGGCCAAATGGAatatgtggggggaaaaaagctaaCCTTCAGTCAGATTATATTCTTGGCAACAAAAGTAAATCAGTAGTGTGGAAAAATCACACAGAGGTATGATATTGAATTCAAGGCTACTGTTGATTGATTGCAGTGGATTGATGTTGAGCAGTCTAAGGCAAGTGGACAGGAATGCTGTTCTTCAAAGGAGCCTGCTGGCAGTGTTTTCTCCCACATTAGAATATGTAACACCAGAACCAGACAAACATGTTCAGTGACCAGGGTTTAACATATAGTACTATACAGTATACAGCTCAGACCATGCTCTGCTTTCTAACATTTAACCTATGGTCAATGAGGCCAAATACCATCTGATCTGTTTTACAGCTAAGGAGTAAACCATCAAGTCACTTGTACACATATTGACTATCTCTAGCAGGCTAAGTTTTTGGTGTCATACTCATCTGAGTACTGAGCCTCGTATTGATTAACTAGTTTTCAAACCTCTGTATTTTGATGGTTCTAATGATTCTTCCCAGTCAAACATTGTACATGGAAAGCACCTTAACATTGAGACTTGGTTGAGAAGAGATTGCTTCACAAACTACTTAAAGTGATGAATTTGAACAATTTAGTTCAATATAAATGTTTCATCTGTGAGGTTTCTGGATTTCTGTTACTGGAACATTTGACGTGGCAGATCAGGCCAGGTCACACAATAAATAATGTGTTCATGAATTCATGGTATAAAAGCACTGTACAGTACAGTCACATTACACAACAGAATTTCTCTTCACTCAGCCTTTAAATATTTCTCAAGTTACTGCTTCAGACGGTAGTAAGTCAACACAGAGTGTCACTCTTTCTCCTGGCCTCTGTAAAGGTCTGTTTGTGCATACTTCATTGTTTAAAGTTGAATAAGGGTGAATTGTGCTAGGTCACCATGGATAACTTAAGATTACATGTAAACAGGAATAGTGTGCTTGAATTCGTCCATCATAGAGAATATTGGCACCTGAAAAGCTTTTCTGTACAACcttgtttggtttaaaaaaaataatggcatCAACTAACTTGTATTATTTTCAGGAGTTTCCAAAAGCCACTCCATGCACATCGAGCCAGAACCTGACGTGGATAAAGCCCCCAGTCTGCCCACTGATCCTCCAGGTTCCCCAGAACCTGTGGAGTCGGACATTGCCAAAACAAGAGCgtccaaaaagaaaactaaGGTGGAGGAATGAGTGTATGTGGTGTCTTTCTTGACATCTTCATATATCATTAGACCAGCAAAGTGAAGGTTCTTAAATAGCCGCCAAATTATTTGTGGTTTTCTAGCTCATTGTAGTTAGACATGAAACCTTCTGTTAAAGGCTTCTGGCTTAGATGAATGGTGCACAgacatttcatgttttaacaAAATAATGTCATGTACTGAAAAGGGCAGGGTCATTGTGCACCTGTTACACCATTTAATACAGTCATTTTGAATGTCAGTTCATTGCTTCTCGCTTTTTAAaccaaatattattttaataa
This window harbors:
- the bbs4 gene encoding LOW QUALITY PROTEIN: BBSome complex member BBS4 (The sequence of the model RefSeq protein was modified relative to this genomic sequence to represent the inferred CDS: deleted 1 base in 1 codon), with protein sequence MATALSVTHPKMADQEATTVLPVSTEAKKRRAPKAPELPIVERRNWLIHQHYIRKDYDTCKAIIKELLQETNGMCEYAIYVQALILRLEGKIQQSLELFQSCAILNPSSADNLKQVARSLFLLGKHKAAIEFYHEAARLNEKDWEISHNLGVCYFFIKDFKNAEEHLNIALQISRHDKTFMMLGKIHLLVGETDKAIEVYRRAVEYSPENTELLTTLGLLFLQLGKYQKAFEHLGNALTFDPNNYKAILAAGSMMQTHGDFDVAMNKYRVAACAVPESPPLWNNIGMCFFGKKKYVAAISCLKRAHYLSPFDWKVLYNLGLVHLTMQQFASAFHFLSAAINLNPRMGELFMLLAVALTNLEDVENATRAYEQAVTLDESNPLVNLNFAIFLYNHGDKKRALDQYQEMERKVYQLQDSSSNFEFDPELMDMAQKMGTALQVAESLAWTKPGKDSKSKSNSTAASKTPGTPLGTNQALGQAMSSAASYSKNIPTGVSKSHSMHIEPEPDVDKAPSLPTDPPGSPEPVESDIAKTRASKKKTKVEE